The following proteins are encoded in a genomic region of Pyrus communis chromosome 11, drPyrComm1.1, whole genome shotgun sequence:
- the LOC137709563 gene encoding mitogen-activated protein kinase kinase kinase 18-like has product MDWTRGCTIGQGSSATVSLATSPSSGDKFAVKSAQVSQSEFLQREQKIHSVLSSPHVVSYMGHDITSENNKLMYNLLMEYVPGGTIIDAIRSRGGLVDESMIRNYTRGIVKGLDYLHSLGLVHCDIKGRNILAGEDGPKIADFGCARWANPAGASAATIGGTPMFMAPEVARGEEQGFACDIWALGCTIIEMATGGSAPWPKAADPVTVLYQIAYSKELPEIPSFLSEQAKHFLEKCLRRDPTERWTASQLLKHSFLGQEEDDEVSISSSKITKQVQESTSFSPTSILDQDIWSSLGESETSGSLDQNPSFENSSDDQRIRRLSLFSGDPRWSFDDESWITVRENDCDESNSIEDDAEGVGSEKDLDLDFLDSNNISCRINVDILEGCKKSRRNSSGVGLSNPILERDRDNLLLPSISSFW; this is encoded by the coding sequence ATGGACTGGACAAGAGGCTGCACCATTGGCCAAGGCTCATCAGCCACCGTCTCCTTAGCCACCTCTCCCAGCTCCGGTGACAAGTTTGCCGTCAAGTCCGCCCAGGTGTCTCAATCCGAGTTCTTGCAGAGGGAGCAGAAAATTCACTCTGTTTTGAGCAGTCCACATGTTGTAAGCTACATGGGGCATGACATTACTAGTGAGAACAACAAGCTCATGTACAATCTTCTCATGGAGTACGTGCCCGGCGGCACCATCATCGATGCAATTCGCAGCCGCGGAGGCCTAGTTGACGAATCGATGATCAGAAACTACACGAGGGGCATTGTGAAAGGGCTAGACTACTTGCATTCACTTGGGTTGGTACATTGTGACATAAAAGGCCGGAACATCTTGGCTGGTGAAGACGGTCCGAAAATTGCAGATTTTGGATGCGCTAGGTGGGCTAATCCGGCAGGAGCTTCGGCCGCAACAATTGGCGGCACGCCAATGTTTATGGCGCCGGAGGTGGCACGCGGAGAAGAGCAGGGGTTCGCGTGCGACATATGGGCTCTCGGTTGTACAATTATCGAAATGGCTACCGGAGGATCAGCGCCGTGGCCTAAAGCAGCTGACCCAGTAACTGTTCTGTATCAAATTGCATACTCTAAGGAGTTGCCTGAGATTCCAAGCTTCCTCTCAGAACAAGCAAAGCACTTTTTGGAAAAGTGCTTACGGAGGGACCCAACGGAGCGTTGGACGGCTAGTCAGCTTCTAAAGCATTCATTTCTTGggcaagaagaagatgatgaagttTCAATTAGTTCTtctaaaattacaaaacaagttcaagaatCCACTTCATTTTCTCCAACAAGTATTCTCGATCAAGACATATGGAGTTCTTTAGGGGAATCAGAGACTTCGGGCAGTCTTGATCAAAACCCGAGTTTCGAAAACTCCTCCGATGATCAGAGGATCAGACGGTTGTCACTGTTTTCAGGGGACCCCAGGTGGAGTTTTGATGATGAGAGTTGGATCACAGTTAGAGAGAACGATTGTGATGAAAGCAACAGTATTGAGGACGATGCTGAAGGTGTAGGTAGTGAGAAGGATTTGGATTTAGATTTCTTAGATAGCAATAATATTAGTTGTAGAATTAATGTGGATATTTTAGAGGGCTGCAAAAAAAGTAGGAGAAATAGTAGTGGTGTAGGTTTAAGCAATCCCATTCTTGAGAGGGACAGAGATAACTTGTTACTTCCTTCGATTTCAAGTTTTTGGTAA
- the LOC137707938 gene encoding uncharacterized protein: MLQLLYTVIFSEMLLILTLLFKSPLRKLVILALDKMKRGKGPVMVKTVAGTVFIVLLANVYNLVDIKNRTNESGVLNPTDEVLMSMKMLENSLMGFFLFLSLMMDRLHHYIRELRFLRKAMEAAKRQNQSSQDDKNGSSEQLKTLVQENETLRTKIKTLESEYETKAKKAKAAGSEVEALRKQSEGLLMEYDRLLADNQNLRSQLTSIEQSASHSDGKKNT, translated from the exons ATGTTGCAGCTGCTGTACACGGTGATTTTCAGCGAAATGCTGCTGATTTTGACCTTGTTGTTTAAGAGCCCTCTGAGGAAGCTAGTGATCCTGGCCTTGGATAAGATGAAGCGAGGGAAGGGCCCAGTGATGGTGAAGACGGTCGCTGGGACTGTGTTTATTGTTCTGCTGGCCAACGTCTACAATCTGGTGGACATCAAGAACCGAACAAATGAATCTGGTGTGCTCAACCCTACTGACGAGGTTCTCATGTCCATGAAAATGCTCGAAAATTCTCTTATGG GATTTTTCCTGTTCCTTTCACTGATGATGGATAGGTTACACCATTACATAAGAGAACTTCGATTCCTGAGGAAGGCGATGGAGGCTGCGAAAAGACAAAACCAAAGTTCTCAAGACGATAAAAACGGAAGTTCAGAGCAACTTAAGACCTTAGTACAAGAGAATGAGACATTGAGGACAAAGATCAAAACTCTGGAGTCTGAATATGAGACGAAAGCAAAGAAGGCAAAGGCGGCGGGAAGTGAGGTAGAGGCCCTAAGAAAGCAATCTGAAGGACTCCTTATGGAATACGACCGCTTGCTGGCAGACAACCAAAATCTCCGCAGTCAGTTAACATCAATTGAACAGAGCGCATCCCACTCGGATGGAAAGAAGAACACGTAA